The following are encoded in a window of Kogia breviceps isolate mKogBre1 chromosome 10, mKogBre1 haplotype 1, whole genome shotgun sequence genomic DNA:
- the STK19 gene encoding inactive serine/threonine-protein kinase 19 isoform X2 produces the protein MSRKRHRLVPEAFGLKRRREGGDVEADPLRGESGSARAAVAELVRLFPRVLFEDALPPIALRSQVYSLVPDRTVADRQLKALQEQGEIRIIQLGFDLDAQGIIFTEDYRTRVLKACDGRPYAGAVQKFLASVLPACSDLSFQQDQMTQTFGFRDPEITQLVNAGVLTVRDAGSWWLAVPGAGRFIKYFVKGRQAVLGMVRKAKYRELLLSELLGRRAPAAARLGLTYHVHDLIGAQLVDCVSTTSGTLLRLPET, from the exons ATGAGCCGGAAGAGGCATCGCTTGGTCCCGGAGGCCTTCGGACTGAAGAGGCGGCGAGAAGGAGGGGATGTAGAGGCAGATCCTTTGCGGGGAGAGTCAG GGTCGGCGCGCGCGGCAGTTGCGGAGCTAGTGCGGCTGTTCCCGCGAGTCCTGTTTGAGGATGCGCTACCGCCCATCGCGCTGAGGAGCCAGGTGTACAGCCTAGTGCCCGACCGGACGGTGGCTGACCGGCAGCTG AAGGCGCTTCAAGAGCAGGGGGAGATCAGAATCATCCAACTAGGCTTCGACTTGGACGCCCAAGGAATCATCTTCACTGAGGACTATAGGACCAGA GTCCTCAAGGCTTGTGATGGCCGCCCATACGCTGGCGCAGTGCAGAAGTTTCTGGCTTCAGTACTTCCAGCCTGTAGTGACCTTAGCTTCCAGCAGGACCAAATGACACAGACCTTTGGCTTCAGGGACCCAGAAATCAC GCAGCTGGTGAATGCCGGGGTCCTCACTGTCCGAGATGCTGGAAGTTGGTGGCTAGCCGTGCCTGGAGCTGGGAgattcatcaaatattttgttaaag GGCGCCAGGCTGTACTCGGCATGGTCCGGAAGGCCAAGTACCGGGAGCTACTCCTTTCAGAGCTCCTGGGCCGGCGGGCACCTGCCGCGGCGCGACTCGGCCTCACTTACCATGTGCATGACCTCATTGGGGCCCAGCTGGTGGACTG TGTCTCCACCACTTCTGGAACCCTCCTCCGCCTGCCAGAGACATGA
- the STK19 gene encoding inactive serine/threonine-protein kinase 19 isoform X1: MSRKRHRLVPEAFGLKRRREGGDVEADPLRGESGSARAAVAELVRLFPRVLFEDALPPIALRSQVYSLVPDRTVADRQLRKNSPILANKISLHRSVQSIEEHLTLTPFFSLSSLWRQKALQEQGEIRIIQLGFDLDAQGIIFTEDYRTRVLKACDGRPYAGAVQKFLASVLPACSDLSFQQDQMTQTFGFRDPEITQLVNAGVLTVRDAGSWWLAVPGAGRFIKYFVKGRQAVLGMVRKAKYRELLLSELLGRRAPAAARLGLTYHVHDLIGAQLVDCVSTTSGTLLRLPET, from the exons ATGAGCCGGAAGAGGCATCGCTTGGTCCCGGAGGCCTTCGGACTGAAGAGGCGGCGAGAAGGAGGGGATGTAGAGGCAGATCCTTTGCGGGGAGAGTCAG GGTCGGCGCGCGCGGCAGTTGCGGAGCTAGTGCGGCTGTTCCCGCGAGTCCTGTTTGAGGATGCGCTACCGCCCATCGCGCTGAGGAGCCAGGTGTACAGCCTAGTGCCCGACCGGACGGTGGCTGACCGGCAGCTG AGAAAAAACTCCCCAATACTTGCAAACAAAATCTCCCTGCACAGAAGTGTCCAGAGTATAGAAGAGCATCTTACCCTGACACCCTTCTTTTCATTGTCATCTCTGTGGAGACAGAAGGCGCTTCAAGAGCAGGGGGAGATCAGAATCATCCAACTAGGCTTCGACTTGGACGCCCAAGGAATCATCTTCACTGAGGACTATAGGACCAGA GTCCTCAAGGCTTGTGATGGCCGCCCATACGCTGGCGCAGTGCAGAAGTTTCTGGCTTCAGTACTTCCAGCCTGTAGTGACCTTAGCTTCCAGCAGGACCAAATGACACAGACCTTTGGCTTCAGGGACCCAGAAATCAC GCAGCTGGTGAATGCCGGGGTCCTCACTGTCCGAGATGCTGGAAGTTGGTGGCTAGCCGTGCCTGGAGCTGGGAgattcatcaaatattttgttaaag GGCGCCAGGCTGTACTCGGCATGGTCCGGAAGGCCAAGTACCGGGAGCTACTCCTTTCAGAGCTCCTGGGCCGGCGGGCACCTGCCGCGGCGCGACTCGGCCTCACTTACCATGTGCATGACCTCATTGGGGCCCAGCTGGTGGACTG TGTCTCCACCACTTCTGGAACCCTCCTCCGCCTGCCAGAGACATGA
- the STK19 gene encoding inactive serine/threonine-protein kinase 19 isoform X3: MSRKRHRLVPEAFGLKRRREGGDVEADPLRGESGSARAAVAELVRLFPRVLFEDALPPIALRSQVYSLVPDRTVADRQLVLKACDGRPYAGAVQKFLASVLPACSDLSFQQDQMTQTFGFRDPEITQLVNAGVLTVRDAGSWWLAVPGAGRFIKYFVKGRQAVLGMVRKAKYRELLLSELLGRRAPAAARLGLTYHVHDLIGAQLVDCVSTTSGTLLRLPET; the protein is encoded by the exons ATGAGCCGGAAGAGGCATCGCTTGGTCCCGGAGGCCTTCGGACTGAAGAGGCGGCGAGAAGGAGGGGATGTAGAGGCAGATCCTTTGCGGGGAGAGTCAG GGTCGGCGCGCGCGGCAGTTGCGGAGCTAGTGCGGCTGTTCCCGCGAGTCCTGTTTGAGGATGCGCTACCGCCCATCGCGCTGAGGAGCCAGGTGTACAGCCTAGTGCCCGACCGGACGGTGGCTGACCGGCAGCTG GTCCTCAAGGCTTGTGATGGCCGCCCATACGCTGGCGCAGTGCAGAAGTTTCTGGCTTCAGTACTTCCAGCCTGTAGTGACCTTAGCTTCCAGCAGGACCAAATGACACAGACCTTTGGCTTCAGGGACCCAGAAATCAC GCAGCTGGTGAATGCCGGGGTCCTCACTGTCCGAGATGCTGGAAGTTGGTGGCTAGCCGTGCCTGGAGCTGGGAgattcatcaaatattttgttaaag GGCGCCAGGCTGTACTCGGCATGGTCCGGAAGGCCAAGTACCGGGAGCTACTCCTTTCAGAGCTCCTGGGCCGGCGGGCACCTGCCGCGGCGCGACTCGGCCTCACTTACCATGTGCATGACCTCATTGGGGCCCAGCTGGTGGACTG TGTCTCCACCACTTCTGGAACCCTCCTCCGCCTGCCAGAGACATGA
- the DXO gene encoding decapping and exoribonuclease protein, which produces MESRGTKRQAGKLEVAEPWNKLLLPAPSLPTDPALYVGPFPFYRRPSELGCFSLDAQRQYHGDARALRYYCPPPTNGQSPNFDLRDGYPDRYRPRDEEVQERLDHLLCWVLEHRGRLEGGPGWLAGAIVTWRGHLTKLLTTPYERQEGWQLAASRFQGTLYLSEVETPAARAQRLTRPPLLQEFMYMGYKFEQYMCADKPGGATDPSGEVNTNVAFCSVLRSRLGNHPLLFSGEVDCIDPQAPSTQPPTCYVELKTSKEMHSPGQRKSFYRRKLLKWWAQSFLPGVPNVVAGFRNPEGFVCSLKTFRTMEMFEYVRNDPDGWNPSVCMNFCAAFLSFAQNTVVQDDPRLVYLFSWEPGSPVTVSEHRDAPHAFLPTWYVEAMTQDLLSPPKTPSPKD; this is translated from the exons ATGGAGTCCAGAGGGACCAAGAGACAAGCCGGAAAGCTAGAGGTAGCTGAGCCTTGGAACAAGCTCCTCCTCCCAGCACCCTCACTGCCCACAGACCCTGCCCTCTACGTTGGACCATTTCCTTTCTACCGGCGCCCTTCTGAACTGGGCTGCTTTTCCCTGGATGCACAACGCCAGTACCATGGAGATGCTCGAGCCTTGCGGTACTACTGCCCACCTCCCACTAATGGTCAAAGCCCCAACTTTGACCTCAGAGACGGATACCCTGATCGATACCGGCCCCGGGATGAAGAGGTCCAAGAGAGGCTGGACCACCTGCTATGCTGGGTCCTGGAGCACCGAGGCCGGCTAGAGGG GGGTCCAGGCTGGCTGGCAGGGGCCATAGTGACGTGGCGGGGGCACCTGACAAAGTTGCTGACGACACCATATGAGCGGCAGGAAGGCTGGCAGCTGGCAGCCTCTCGGTTCCAGGGGACACTGTACTTGAGTGAGGTAGAGACGCCGGCTGCTCGGGCTCAGAGGCTTACCCGGCCACCCCTCCTCCAGGAGTTTATGTACATGGGGTACAAGTTTGAGCAGTACATGTGTGCAG ACAAACCTGGAGGCGCCACAGATCCCTCTGGGGAGGTCAACACCAACGTGGCTTTCTGCTCTGTGCTACGCAGCCGCCTGGGAAACCATCCTCTGCTCTTCTCCGGGGAGGTAGACTGCATAGACCCCCAGGCCCCAAGCACACAGCCCCCCACCTGCTATGTGGAGCTCAAGACCTCCAAGGAGATGCACAGCCCTGGCCAACGGAAGAGCTTCTACAG ACGGAAGCTCCTGAAATGGTGGGCTCAGTCGTTCCTTCCGGGGGTCCCAAACGTTGTTGCTGGCTTCCGTAACCCAGAGGGTTTTGTCTGTTCCCTCAAGACCTTTCGTACCATGGAGATGTTTGAATACGTCAGG AATGACCCTGATGGCTGGAATCCCTCCGTGTGCATGAACTTCTGTGCTGCCTTCCTTAGCTTCGCCCAGAACACAGTTGTCCAGGATGACCCCAG GCTCGTCTACCTCTTCTCCTGGGAGCCTGGCAGCCCAGTCACGGTGTCTGAACATCGAGATGCACCCCATGCCTTCCTGCCTACGTGGTATGTGGAAGCCATGACCCAGGACCTCCTGTCACCCCCCAAGACACCCTCTCCCAAGGACTGA